In Zonotrichia albicollis isolate bZonAlb1 chromosome 26, bZonAlb1.hap1, whole genome shotgun sequence, a genomic segment contains:
- the LOC141731834 gene encoding olfactory receptor 14J1-like, whose product MSNSTSIRHFLLLALADTRQLQLLHFCLLLGISLAALLGNGLIISAVACSHHLHTPMFFFLLNLALSDLGMICTTVPKAMHNSLWHTRNISYSGCAAQVFFFVFFIASEFAFLTIMCYDRYMSICKPLHSGTLLGSRACAHMAAAAWASGFLFALLHTANTFSLPLCHGNALGQFFCEVPQILKLSCSHSSLREVGLLVVTFCLGFGCFVFMVFSYVQIFRAVLRIPSEQGRHKAFSTCLPHLAVVSLFLNTDTFAHLKPPSISSPSLDLAVSVLYSVVPPALNPLIYSLRNQQLKESLRKAVTGCFSAFSLSHKSPHTKEGSARVAW is encoded by the exons atgtccaacagcacctccatcaggcacttcctcctgctggcattggcagacacgcggcagctgcagctcctgcacttctgcctcttgctgggcatctccctggctgccctcctgggcaacggcctcatcatcagcgccgtagcctgcagccaccacctgcacacgcccatgttcttcttcctgctcaacctggccctcagcgacctgggcatgatctgcaccactgtccccaaagccatgcacaattccctctggcacaccaggaacatctcctactcaggatgtgctgcacaggtatttttctttgtctttttcattGCATCAGAATTTGCATTTCtcaccatcatgtgctacgaccgctacatgtccatctgcaaacccctgcactctgggaccctcctgggcagcagagcttgtgcccacatggcagcagctgcctgggccagtggctttctctttgctctgctgcacacagccaatacattttccctgcccctgtgccatggcaatgccctaggccagttcttctgtgaagttccccagatcctcaaACTCTCCTGCTCACATTCCAGCTTAAGAGAAGTTGGGCTTCTTGTGGTCACTTTTTGTttaggttttggttgttttgtgttcatggttttttcctatgtgcagatcttcagggctgtgctgaggattccctctgagcagggacggcacaaagccttttccacctgcctccctcacctggccgtggtctccctgttcctcaacACTGACACatttgctcacctgaagcccccctccatctcttccccatccctggatctggcagtgtcagttctgtactcagtggtgcctccagccttgaaccccctcatctacagcctgaggaaccagcaACTCAAGGAATCTCTCAGGAAAGCTGTGACTGGCTGCTTTTCAGCCTTTTCATTGTCCCATAAGAGCCCTCACA CGAAGGAGGGGAGTGCTAGAGTGGCTTGGTAG